One stretch of Variovorax sp. TBS-050B DNA includes these proteins:
- a CDS encoding alkaline phosphatase D family protein: MLFAMFSASGVSLTACGGGGGGGGGGGGIGGGGGIPPESTGPLFKHGVASGDPLSDRVILWTRVTAPAPGTLNVEWQVASDERFGVIVGRGTVSTGPERDYTVKVDATGLQPASTYFYRFLVGDESSPIGRTRTLPVGGVSQARLAVVSCSNFPSGYFNVYADIAKRTDIDVVLHLGDYIYEYGRVGYASQLAIAIDRESTPDHEILTLADYRQRHAQYRTDGDLRALHARFPMIAVWDDHDLADNAWSGGAANHDEASEGSFAARRAAAVQAYNEWLPTRLPDAANPLLIYRSFDFGTLASLHMLDTRLVGRERQLTLDQYLAGEAAAPTRQLLGQPQVDWLSARMAASAATWQVLGQQVLMMRMTIPLSIANDFNAETLAAYVAAQALPEASRSDSQRALLAQQKVPYNLDAWDGYPAARDTVLAMARNQGKNLVSLAGDTHNAWAGNLTDASGQRVGVEFGTSSVSSPGFERALPLIAADLLPDAFLRMIDDLRYAQTSKRGYAVLTLTPGEARCEYVEVSTVLSRDYSARTAATLRALPGSGNLQVLAA; encoded by the coding sequence GTGCTGTTCGCGATGTTCTCGGCCAGCGGGGTCAGCCTGACGGCCTGCGGAGGCGGTGGTGGAGGCGGGGGCGGCGGCGGAGGGATCGGCGGAGGCGGCGGCATTCCGCCCGAGAGCACCGGACCTCTGTTCAAGCATGGCGTCGCGAGCGGCGACCCCTTGTCGGACCGGGTGATCCTCTGGACCCGCGTGACGGCGCCTGCGCCGGGCACCCTCAACGTCGAATGGCAAGTGGCGAGCGACGAGCGTTTCGGCGTCATCGTCGGCCGCGGCACGGTGAGCACCGGCCCGGAGCGCGACTACACGGTCAAGGTGGACGCCACCGGGCTCCAGCCGGCCAGCACCTACTTCTATCGCTTCCTGGTGGGCGACGAGAGTTCGCCCATCGGCCGCACCCGCACGCTGCCGGTGGGCGGCGTCTCGCAGGCGCGGCTGGCGGTGGTGTCGTGCTCCAACTTTCCCAGCGGCTACTTCAACGTCTATGCCGACATCGCCAAGCGCACCGACATCGACGTGGTGCTGCATCTGGGCGACTACATCTACGAGTACGGCCGCGTGGGCTATGCCTCGCAGCTCGCCATTGCCATCGACCGCGAATCGACCCCCGACCATGAGATCCTGACGCTGGCGGACTACCGCCAGCGCCACGCGCAATACCGCACCGACGGCGACCTGCGCGCCCTGCATGCGCGCTTTCCCATGATCGCCGTGTGGGACGACCACGACCTGGCCGACAACGCATGGTCGGGCGGCGCGGCCAACCACGACGAAGCGAGCGAGGGCAGCTTTGCGGCACGGCGCGCGGCTGCCGTGCAGGCCTATAACGAATGGCTGCCCACGCGCCTGCCTGACGCGGCCAACCCGCTGCTGATCTATCGCTCGTTCGACTTCGGCACGCTGGCTTCCCTGCACATGCTCGACACGCGGCTCGTCGGCCGCGAGCGGCAGCTCACGCTCGACCAATACCTGGCCGGCGAAGCGGCCGCGCCCACGCGCCAGCTGCTGGGCCAGCCGCAGGTGGACTGGCTCTCCGCGCGCATGGCCGCCTCGGCCGCGACCTGGCAGGTGCTGGGCCAGCAGGTGCTCATGATGCGCATGACCATCCCGCTGAGCATTGCCAACGACTTCAACGCCGAGACGCTGGCCGCCTACGTGGCCGCGCAGGCGCTGCCGGAGGCTTCCCGCAGCGACAGCCAGCGCGCCCTGCTCGCCCAGCAGAAGGTGCCCTACAACCTGGACGCATGGGACGGCTACCCGGCCGCGCGCGACACCGTGCTCGCCATGGCGCGAAACCAGGGCAAGAACCTGGTCTCGCTCGCAGGCGACACGCACAACGCCTGGGCCGGCAACCTGACCGATGCGTCGGGGCAGCGGGTGGGCGTGGAATTCGGAACCTCGTCGGTATCGTCGCCCGGCTTCGAGCGGGCCTTGCCGCTGATCGCCGCCGACCTGCTGCCCGACGCCTTCCTGCGCATGATCGACGACCTGCGCTACGCCCAGACCAGCAAGCGCGGGTATGCCGTGCTGACCCTGACGCCGGGCGAGGCGCGCTGCGAGTACGTCGAGGTCAGCACGGTGCTGAGCCGTGACTATTCGGCGAGAACGGCCGCCACGCTGCGCGCGCTGCCGGGCAGCGGCAACCTGCAGGTGCTGGCCGCCTGA
- a CDS encoding PA2169 family four-helix-bundle protein, with product MANYTNTADTANAEDVVEVLNDLLENARDGEYGFRACAEEVESPQLKQVFQNRSAECARAAGELVQLIRRFGGSPDDGGSVSGAMHRGWVHVKGTLGADSALSMLEECERGEDAAVARYRKALKEDLPADVRALIQQQADGAQRNHDEIRRLRDELRASK from the coding sequence ATGGCCAACTACACGAACACCGCCGACACCGCGAACGCCGAGGATGTCGTCGAGGTGCTGAACGACCTGCTCGAGAACGCGCGCGATGGCGAGTACGGCTTCCGCGCCTGCGCCGAAGAGGTCGAGTCGCCGCAGCTCAAGCAGGTCTTCCAGAACCGCTCGGCCGAATGCGCGCGCGCCGCGGGCGAGCTGGTGCAGCTCATCCGTCGCTTCGGCGGCTCGCCCGATGACGGCGGCTCGGTGAGCGGCGCCATGCACCGCGGCTGGGTGCACGTGAAGGGCACGCTCGGCGCCGACAGCGCGCTGTCGATGCTCGAGGAATGCGAGCGCGGCGAAGACGCGGCGGTGGCGCGCTACCGCAAGGCGCTGAAGGAAGACCTGCCCGCCGACGTGCGCGCGCTGATCCAGCAGCAGGCCGACGGTGCCCAGCGCAACCACGACGAGATCAGGCGCCTGCGCGACGAACTGCGCGCCAGCAAGTAA
- the tssJ gene encoding type VI secretion system lipoprotein TssJ, translating into MRTLGTRHSSYGRSPAAGSRRFALACGLACAGVLMAGCASKPVVTPVSITLMAGADANPDARGRASPLTVRVYALKSPGPFEGADFFSLFEKDQATLGAELVQREEMLLRPGESRKLELTLPADAKAIGVMAAFRDLDRARWREVRAVQPGKAQTLTVNFGARQIRIDGK; encoded by the coding sequence ATGCGCACGCTCGGTACACGCCATTCGTCCTATGGACGCTCTCCTGCTGCAGGTTCGCGGCGCTTCGCGCTGGCCTGCGGCCTTGCGTGTGCCGGGGTGCTGATGGCCGGTTGCGCGAGCAAGCCCGTGGTCACGCCGGTGTCGATCACGCTCATGGCCGGTGCCGATGCCAACCCCGATGCGCGCGGCCGTGCCTCGCCGCTCACGGTGCGCGTCTATGCGCTGAAGTCGCCCGGCCCGTTCGAGGGCGCGGACTTCTTCTCGCTGTTCGAGAAGGACCAGGCCACGCTCGGCGCCGAGCTCGTGCAGCGCGAGGAGATGCTGCTGCGCCCCGGCGAAAGCCGGAAGCTCGAGCTCACGCTGCCCGCCGATGCCAAGGCCATCGGCGTGATGGCGGCCTTCCGCGACCTCGACCGTGCGCGCTGGCGCGAAGTGCGTGCGGTGCAGCCCGGCAAGGCGCAGACGCTGACCGTGAACTTCGGCGCGCGCCAGATCCGCATCGACGGCAAGTAG
- a CDS encoding translation initiation factor IF-2 — translation MPQDFMRSHARRLIHGGLAAAASLIALAAAAQPAGNPKGTVTPPGSDAQKAPATRPAERPSGTMDQGPLGADKGPASARTQTSRPPSAGTPGGLAPSRDGDPAQQQRDDGSKRHARPAPQ, via the coding sequence ATGCCCCAAGATTTCATGCGCTCCCATGCCCGCCGACTCATCCATGGCGGCCTCGCGGCAGCGGCTTCCCTGATCGCGCTGGCCGCAGCAGCCCAGCCCGCGGGCAATCCCAAGGGCACCGTGACGCCGCCCGGCAGCGACGCACAGAAGGCGCCGGCCACCCGGCCGGCGGAGAGACCCTCGGGCACGATGGACCAGGGCCCGCTCGGTGCGGACAAGGGACCGGCCAGCGCGCGAACGCAGACCTCGCGGCCGCCCTCGGCGGGCACCCCCGGCGGCCTCGCGCCCTCGCGCGACGGCGACCCCGCCCAGCAGCAGCGCGACGACGGCAGCAAGCGCCATGCACGCCCCGCGCCCCAGTAA
- a CDS encoding beta/gamma crystallin domain-containing protein, producing the protein MKNHYRYLLLAGALALGACANTNTSTAPGGGAAASADNRPDPTILLVPVRIEDPALASGCWAQFYTGRNFQGDMLTLVGPAEVQSMDRGTARQLKRDVDSVSVGPRARLQVFEHAMFRDRTVEFPANSREGGLMRKLGFGGRIEAMKLSCS; encoded by the coding sequence ATGAAGAACCACTACCGCTATCTCCTGCTCGCCGGCGCGCTCGCGCTGGGCGCCTGCGCCAACACCAACACCTCGACGGCGCCGGGCGGCGGCGCGGCGGCCTCGGCCGACAACCGCCCCGATCCGACGATCCTGCTGGTGCCCGTGCGCATCGAGGACCCGGCGCTGGCCTCGGGCTGCTGGGCGCAGTTCTACACCGGGCGCAACTTCCAGGGCGACATGCTCACGCTGGTCGGCCCGGCCGAAGTGCAGAGCATGGACCGCGGCACGGCGCGCCAGCTCAAGCGCGACGTCGACAGCGTGAGCGTCGGCCCGCGCGCGCGGCTGCAGGTGTTCGAGCACGCGATGTTCCGCGACCGCACGGTGGAATTTCCGGCCAACAGCCGCGAAGGCGGCCTGATGCGCAAGCTCGGCTTCGGCGGACGCATCGAGGCGATGAAGCTCAGCTGCTCCTGA
- a CDS encoding type VI secretion system protein gives MSALSPVHLFWLLLALCLAGFALLYATVRDAGRGARRRALRRRIAALGPPAADDDEAAVDMLRETMAQARQALRQPPRPRDATVPWFLFFGDAAANLPGLLSAARADAVAPPAAGAALGVPYWRWWLGRSMVAIELHPTAVGETAGTPHARMLWLHALLALAERRERVPLHGLVVCLAAGELPQQAGGAGAKPLHAARLRRLLDEASDTLRLQLPVYLVVTGLEQLPGYATLRRALPPEVLAQAIGHRMREPLAAGESAAARLDAVFDPLAQQLRALRMALLREQPGPSGRLAVHEFIEAVRALQAPLRHVAEALFASQGRGARPPRWRGLYFTAAASERAGAAFANDLFERFLPADQPLARPGRASSSPNPAP, from the coding sequence ATGAGCGCACTGTCCCCCGTCCACCTCTTCTGGCTGCTGCTCGCGCTGTGCCTGGCCGGCTTCGCGCTGCTCTACGCCACGGTGCGCGATGCCGGCCGCGGGGCGCGCAGACGTGCGCTGCGGCGGCGCATCGCGGCGCTCGGCCCGCCCGCGGCCGACGACGACGAAGCCGCCGTCGACATGCTCCGGGAGACCATGGCGCAGGCGCGCCAGGCGCTGCGGCAGCCGCCGCGGCCGCGCGATGCGACAGTGCCTTGGTTCCTGTTCTTCGGCGACGCGGCCGCCAACCTGCCCGGCCTGCTGTCCGCCGCGCGGGCCGACGCCGTGGCGCCGCCTGCGGCCGGCGCCGCCCTCGGCGTGCCCTACTGGCGCTGGTGGCTCGGCCGTTCGATGGTGGCCATCGAACTCCATCCCACCGCCGTCGGCGAAACGGCCGGCACGCCGCACGCGCGCATGCTGTGGCTGCATGCGCTGCTCGCGCTCGCGGAGCGCCGCGAACGCGTGCCGCTCCACGGGCTGGTGGTGTGCCTCGCCGCCGGCGAGCTGCCGCAGCAGGCCGGCGGCGCGGGCGCGAAGCCGCTGCACGCGGCAAGGCTCCGGCGGCTGCTCGACGAGGCGAGCGACACGCTGCGCCTGCAGCTGCCCGTCTACCTCGTCGTGACCGGGCTCGAGCAGCTGCCCGGCTATGCCACGCTGCGCCGCGCGCTGCCGCCCGAGGTGCTGGCCCAGGCCATCGGCCACCGCATGCGCGAGCCGCTTGCCGCGGGTGAATCGGCCGCCGCGCGGCTCGATGCGGTGTTCGACCCGCTCGCGCAGCAATTGCGCGCGCTGCGCATGGCGCTGCTGCGCGAACAGCCCGGTCCCTCGGGACGGCTGGCGGTGCATGAATTCATCGAAGCGGTGCGCGCGCTGCAGGCGCCGCTGCGCCACGTGGCCGAAGCGCTGTTCGCGTCGCAGGGACGCGGTGCGCGGCCGCCGCGCTGGCGCGGCCTCTACTTCACGGCGGCCGCATCGGAGCGCGCCGGGGCCGCCTTCGCGAACGACCTGTTCGAGCGCTTCCTGCCCGCCGACCAGCCGCTCGCGCGGCCCGGGCGCGCATCGTCGTCACCGAACCCGGCCCCTTGA
- a CDS encoding DotU family type IV/VI secretion system protein, translated as MARLLDCFSAFVSFGLALDASIAAGRAEPSRGSARQEAHRLLDAARACAADKPQAQIESAAFAMVAWIDEILARHPAGMGAVPLQVELFNSNNAASEFFHHLSALGPNDDELREVYWHAMVLGFKGQYYFESGDQGELGKLKELHGRQLRLRPLALGSLAQDRITPQPYGVPDPPGPHDTRGRDRALLRASGALALLLPLAYLLWWMWLPGPSVREPGLGHRIEQHLQGYACADLAAAADRDGRVRVSGFVSLPADLARIESEVAAMPGVQSASFDVALRAWPHCEVFAILKPYQQRNRDKAYALDVQSPTAHDARLREGDSVRVEVTAPGHDSYVWVDYYTADGAVMHLNAGRAPTRLRAGERLELGRDIPSSWLVGPPFGSVLVTVLSSPLPFPETADRPPFELASAYLLRLREALAANRGGERLIADFVALETVAR; from the coding sequence ATGGCCCGGTTGCTCGACTGCTTCTCCGCCTTCGTTTCCTTCGGCCTCGCCCTCGACGCATCGATCGCCGCCGGCCGCGCCGAACCGTCGCGCGGCAGCGCACGGCAGGAGGCCCACCGGCTGCTCGATGCGGCACGCGCCTGCGCGGCGGACAAGCCGCAGGCGCAGATCGAATCCGCGGCCTTCGCGATGGTGGCGTGGATCGACGAGATCCTCGCGCGCCATCCCGCCGGCATGGGCGCGGTGCCGCTCCAGGTGGAACTCTTCAACTCCAACAACGCGGCCAGCGAGTTCTTCCACCACCTCTCGGCACTCGGGCCGAATGACGACGAACTGCGCGAGGTCTACTGGCATGCGATGGTGCTCGGCTTCAAGGGCCAGTACTACTTCGAGAGCGGGGACCAGGGCGAGCTCGGCAAGCTCAAGGAGCTGCATGGCCGCCAGCTGCGGCTGCGTCCGCTGGCGCTCGGCAGCCTGGCGCAGGACCGCATCACGCCGCAGCCCTACGGCGTGCCGGACCCGCCCGGCCCGCACGACACGCGCGGCCGCGACCGTGCGCTGCTGCGCGCCAGCGGCGCGCTCGCGCTGCTGCTGCCGCTGGCCTACCTGCTGTGGTGGATGTGGCTTCCCGGCCCGAGCGTGCGCGAGCCCGGGCTCGGCCACCGCATCGAGCAGCACCTGCAGGGCTATGCCTGCGCCGACCTGGCCGCCGCCGCGGACCGCGACGGCCGCGTGCGCGTGAGCGGCTTCGTCTCGCTGCCGGCAGACCTGGCGCGCATCGAAAGCGAGGTGGCGGCCATGCCCGGGGTGCAGTCGGCCAGCTTCGACGTCGCGCTGCGCGCGTGGCCGCACTGCGAGGTGTTCGCGATCCTCAAGCCCTACCAGCAGCGCAACCGCGACAAGGCCTACGCGCTCGACGTGCAGTCGCCCACCGCGCACGATGCGCGGCTGCGCGAAGGCGACAGCGTGCGCGTGGAAGTGACCGCGCCCGGCCACGACAGCTATGTATGGGTGGACTACTACACCGCCGACGGCGCCGTGATGCACCTGAACGCCGGCCGCGCGCCGACGCGGCTGCGCGCGGGCGAGCGGCTGGAGCTGGGCCGCGACATCCCGTCGAGCTGGCTCGTGGGCCCGCCCTTCGGCAGCGTGCTCGTCACCGTGCTCTCGTCGCCCCTGCCCTTTCCCGAGACCGCTGACCGGCCGCCGTTCGAACTGGCATCGGCCTACCTGCTGCGCCTGCGCGAAGCGCTCGCGGCCAACCGCGGCGGCGAGCGGCTGATCGCGGACTTCGTCGCGCTCGAAACCGTCGCGCGCTGA
- the gph gene encoding phosphoglycolate phosphatase (PGP is an essential enzyme in the glycolate salvage pathway in higher organisms (photorespiration in plants). Phosphoglycolate results from the oxidase activity of RubisCO in the Calvin cycle when concentrations of carbon dioxide are low relative to oxygen. This enzyme is a member of the Haloacid Dehalogenase (HAD) superfamily of aspartate-nucleophile hydrolase enzymes (PF00702).) translates to MNAPRLDLSRFDAAIVDLDGTMVDTLGDFAVSLNQMLGDLSLPPIPSAAIERMVGKGSEHLILSALAHVLASPASAFAHEGADALQARAQALFDRAWDRYQHHYLAINGQHSALYPGVLEGLAALRARGLRLACLTNKPGAFARPLLAAKGLEGFFDFAFGGDAFERKKPDPLPLRRACEALGTAPERTLMIGDSSNDARAARAAGCPVVLVTYGYNHGEPIRAVDADGFVDSLAELGAAPG, encoded by the coding sequence TTGAACGCTCCTCGCCTCGACCTCTCCCGCTTCGACGCGGCCATCGTCGACCTCGACGGGACGATGGTCGACACGCTCGGCGACTTCGCCGTGTCGCTCAACCAGATGCTCGGCGATCTCTCGCTGCCGCCGATTCCATCGGCGGCCATCGAGCGCATGGTCGGCAAGGGCTCGGAGCACCTGATCCTTTCGGCGCTCGCGCATGTGCTGGCCTCGCCGGCGAGCGCGTTCGCGCACGAGGGCGCCGACGCGCTGCAGGCGCGCGCGCAGGCGCTGTTCGATCGCGCCTGGGACCGCTACCAGCACCACTACCTCGCGATCAACGGCCAGCATTCGGCGCTCTACCCGGGCGTGCTCGAAGGGCTGGCCGCGCTGCGGGCGCGGGGCCTGCGCCTCGCATGCCTCACGAACAAGCCCGGCGCGTTCGCCAGGCCGCTGCTGGCCGCGAAGGGGCTCGAGGGCTTCTTCGACTTCGCCTTCGGCGGCGATGCCTTCGAGCGCAAGAAGCCCGATCCGCTGCCGCTGCGGCGCGCCTGCGAGGCGCTCGGCACCGCGCCGGAACGCACGCTGATGATCGGCGATTCGAGCAACGACGCCAGGGCCGCACGCGCCGCGGGCTGCCCCGTGGTGCTCGTGACCTACGGCTACAACCATGGCGAGCCGATCCGCGCGGTGGATGCGGACGGCTTCGTCGATTCGCTGGCCGAACTCGGCGCCGCGCCCGGCTGA
- a CDS encoding chalcone isomerase family protein has product MSALSCILFFRPALLACAAAAAIGASAAQVEVAGVKLDDALELRGSALRLNGAGVRYKAVFKVYTAGLYLGKKAATPEEVLAAPGPKRMAITMLRDIDANELGKLFTKGVEENSPKAEMVNLIPGLLRMGQMFADQKQLKAGDTFTIDWLPGTGTLITVRGVPQPDPVKEPAFYNALLRIWLGPAPADWKLKDALLGRQP; this is encoded by the coding sequence TTGTCCGCTCTTTCCTGCATCCTGTTCTTCCGCCCGGCCCTGCTCGCCTGCGCAGCGGCCGCCGCCATCGGCGCCTCCGCCGCGCAGGTCGAGGTGGCGGGCGTGAAGCTCGACGACGCACTCGAACTGCGCGGCAGCGCGCTGCGCCTCAACGGCGCGGGCGTGCGCTACAAGGCGGTCTTCAAGGTGTACACGGCCGGGCTCTACCTGGGCAAGAAGGCGGCCACGCCCGAGGAGGTGCTGGCGGCGCCCGGCCCCAAGCGCATGGCCATCACGATGCTGCGCGACATCGATGCGAACGAGCTCGGCAAGCTGTTCACCAAGGGCGTGGAAGAGAACTCGCCCAAGGCCGAGATGGTCAACCTGATCCCGGGCCTGCTGCGCATGGGCCAGATGTTCGCCGACCAGAAGCAGCTCAAGGCGGGCGACACCTTCACCATCGACTGGCTGCCCGGCACGGGCACGCTGATCACGGTGCGCGGCGTGCCGCAGCCCGATCCGGTCAAGGAGCCGGCCTTCTACAACGCGCTGCTGCGCATCTGGCTCGGCCCGGCGCCGGCCGACTGGAAGCTCAAGGACGCGCTGCTCGGCCGGCAGCCGTAG
- a CDS encoding response regulator transcription factor: MKILIADDHRLVIEAVKAKLSELEPGIEFVLAMSVDELLAGATDELDLALIDLNMPGADGQAHIDEIRRRHPAVPVIVLSGYEDPAIMRSALERGVLGFIPKAYSPEVMLSAVRLVLAGGVYVPPMMLTALPPGIVAGVAPGPTGEPRAAATPPSQTLEHLRSVLTERQVEVLQLLSQGKPNKLIGRSLGISEGTVKIHLAAIFRALNVRNRTEAVVAAQALTEAQA, encoded by the coding sequence ATGAAAATCCTGATCGCCGACGACCACCGGCTCGTCATCGAGGCGGTCAAAGCCAAGTTGTCGGAGCTGGAGCCCGGCATCGAGTTCGTGCTGGCGATGAGCGTCGACGAACTGCTGGCGGGCGCGACCGACGAGCTCGACCTGGCCCTGATCGACCTCAACATGCCCGGCGCCGACGGCCAGGCCCACATCGACGAGATCCGGCGCCGCCATCCGGCGGTGCCCGTGATCGTGCTCTCGGGCTACGAAGACCCCGCGATCATGCGCAGCGCGCTCGAACGCGGCGTGCTCGGCTTCATTCCCAAGGCCTATTCGCCCGAGGTGATGCTCTCGGCCGTGCGGCTGGTGCTCGCGGGCGGCGTCTACGTGCCGCCGATGATGCTCACCGCGCTGCCGCCCGGCATCGTGGCCGGCGTGGCACCGGGCCCCACGGGCGAGCCGCGCGCGGCGGCAACGCCGCCCTCGCAGACGCTCGAACACCTGCGCAGCGTGCTGACCGAGCGGCAGGTCGAAGTGCTGCAGCTGCTCTCGCAGGGCAAGCCCAACAAGCTCATCGGCCGCAGCCTGGGCATCAGCGAAGGCACGGTCAAGATCCACCTCGCGGCGATCTTCCGCGCGCTCAATGTGCGCAACCGCACCGAGGCGGTCGTGGCCGCGCAGGCGCTGACCGAGGCGCAGGCCTGA
- the tssA gene encoding type VI secretion system protein TssA gives MLTNELVEALLTPIGEASPCGDDLEYDAAFTALAAASQGKPEQQFGDTVIPAVEPEWREVAEQADAILRRSKDVRAAVLLLRAATRQQGVPGFAAGLQLLIGLLDRFWDGIHPMLDADDDNDPTMRLNALAPLADEAMVLRDLYDAQVGVAPGVGPIRVRDVAIASNALTAVGGEPTYSMSQIQGGLEAIQAERPELLQAAMGTPALVDQLQALLVERTGRGDAIDLSALRGIARMLQKACSFATGTPDAAADADDAAAAGDAAAQAAGGAPRAGAMRGEIQSRQDALQMLDRVIRYLEQTEPGNPAPLLIERAKKLIGVSFLEIMANLAPNALDTIETVTGKRASE, from the coding sequence ATGCTGACCAACGAACTTGTCGAAGCCCTGCTCACGCCCATCGGCGAGGCATCGCCGTGCGGCGACGATCTCGAATACGACGCGGCCTTCACCGCGCTCGCGGCGGCATCGCAGGGCAAGCCCGAGCAGCAGTTCGGCGACACCGTGATTCCCGCGGTGGAGCCGGAGTGGCGCGAAGTGGCCGAACAGGCCGACGCGATCCTGCGCCGCAGCAAGGACGTGCGCGCCGCCGTGCTGCTGCTGCGCGCCGCGACGCGGCAGCAGGGCGTGCCCGGCTTCGCCGCGGGGCTCCAGTTGCTGATCGGCCTGCTCGACCGCTTCTGGGACGGCATACATCCAATGCTCGATGCCGACGACGACAACGACCCCACCATGCGCCTCAACGCGCTGGCACCGCTCGCCGACGAGGCCATGGTGCTGCGCGACCTGTACGACGCGCAGGTCGGCGTGGCGCCCGGCGTCGGCCCGATCCGCGTGCGCGACGTCGCGATCGCGAGCAACGCGCTGACCGCCGTCGGCGGCGAGCCCACCTACTCGATGTCGCAGATCCAGGGCGGCCTGGAAGCGATCCAGGCCGAGCGGCCCGAACTGCTGCAGGCCGCCATGGGCACGCCCGCGCTGGTCGACCAGCTGCAGGCGCTGCTGGTCGAGCGCACCGGCCGCGGCGACGCGATCGATCTGAGTGCATTGCGCGGCATCGCACGCATGCTGCAGAAGGCATGCAGCTTCGCGACCGGCACGCCCGACGCAGCGGCCGATGCGGACGACGCCGCCGCCGCTGGCGATGCAGCGGCGCAGGCCGCGGGCGGCGCGCCGCGCGCAGGCGCGATGCGCGGCGAGATCCAGAGCCGGCAGGACGCACTGCAGATGCTCGACCGCGTGATCCGCTACCTCGAGCAGACCGAGCCCGGCAACCCCGCGCCGCTCCTGATCGAGCGCGCCAAGAAGCTCATCGGCGTGAGCTTCCTCGAGATCATGGCCAACCTCGCGCCCAACGCGCTGGACACCATCGAGACCGTGACCGGCAAGCGCGCGTCCGAGTAG